One Sphingomonas sp. genomic region harbors:
- a CDS encoding CBS domain-containing protein, which yields MTIAAILEGKGRDIVSIASTSTVAEAVALLAARRIGAVPVLENGKVVGIFSERDVIHCIEREGAIGLELPVGRVMTAPAITVGPEETVLGALALMTRRRIRHLPVLDGQAVVGFISIGDLVKYRIDRIESEAEAMRAYIQAA from the coding sequence ATGACCATCGCGGCAATCCTCGAAGGCAAGGGGCGAGACATCGTGTCGATCGCCTCGACCAGCACCGTCGCAGAGGCGGTGGCACTACTCGCGGCCCGCCGGATTGGCGCGGTGCCGGTCCTCGAAAACGGCAAGGTTGTGGGCATCTTCTCCGAGCGCGACGTGATCCACTGCATCGAACGCGAAGGCGCGATCGGGCTCGAGCTCCCGGTCGGCCGCGTGATGACCGCGCCCGCGATCACCGTCGGGCCGGAGGAGACGGTGCTCGGCGCGCTGGCGCTGATGACGCGGCGGCGCATCCGCCATCTGCCCGTGCTCGACGGGCAGGCGGTGGTCGGCTTCATCTCGATCGGCGATCTGGTGAAGTACCGGATCGATCGCATCGAATCCGAAGCCGAGGCGATGCGCGCCTATATCCAGGCGGCCTGA